In the Drosophila takahashii strain IR98-3 E-12201 chromosome 3R, DtakHiC1v2, whole genome shotgun sequence genome, one interval contains:
- the srl gene encoding uncharacterized protein srl: protein MDSRMLNVFQEDPFEGNYVKYESEPNFWSSNDDLQLTDTLNGILPIAPTDESLLSANREEDMQNRKNLLIYSDFVEQELGDQEAKVLNAQVYQAITDSEVEVAYDQQRQISAIVEYDREDVGVDGLTEEEDMQSQCSDSTFRTRTDSSSIGDYESHSSDYEDEYDVVNEEQNQSMLTVHDNIPAFQSASERKGRTLSTNTIISEVDAFGLNIDVNNFDLADFITKDDFAENLNACRIKESLHAQETPEPNTETVVPSVLSPSDSTIVVKPKEVSAKARDSDYDSDSIIDVETVDVIDVDETSWSTGETSGTAPNPDDLHYMDNVKTDPSWCPKSAKKALPVVKEHKSVQQEIHQLAPTGLSKPKPANICLVPNKKQCDFLKRKVGASFLSKPPKTTTKKANESTKLISNKQPPLNHVPCKGLGLGGKNLSLIKQERDATVSACAPEESSSQPSSTNTVAPTVTLTPAPKRKLNLEEYKQRRCGGVGIVKSKPTPPKQVKLEDTSKLVTPSPVLKPTPSPQKAAIVNIVKSLKCPSKECTSLPMDPITVAKNKVLRMLEMKRAQQLKIIDSRISAKVPRVTKLPPLKDIVKDTYCMETEDQAPVTSAPNNKLHPDYEEIIIVSVSCNTDITIPPNQLSKASPRSLLKSSVLLYNISNGQDANKNISNSLIASIQSEVVRQTSSTALATISSNATEVNSSTDKHVQHGEDMVIMHLPKDRVRKTLVSMSTQTDLQPEFPILSIPTTRQSRERTRRNYRKRRNHGSGSNVSHSSSGSTSDCSSPVSYRSRSRSDSIEQLRNLDAAATCGGGSIGNGGYSSRSTHRHRSSVSSSSYSEAGKYERRQRRTSYNKRRSKNHKRASESSSCSGSEKSDRARSRSPHKLRRSRSKSGSRYTDNNSPNNNRRGFMDRNVSQPAVEERRIVYVGRIEQETTKELLRRKFLPYGSIKQITIHYKENGMKYGFVTYERAQDAFTAIDTSPRDSQINMYDISFGGRRAFCRATYADLDNAGINNYHSYVFPKEVPAPKVQEDSFEALLLKVKAKLNAGKPVAATPAPEQQSAPASVPQGHNQM, encoded by the exons ATGGATTCCCGAATGCTTAATGTTTTCCAGGAAGATCCCTTTGAGGGAAATTACGTTAAATACGAATCTGAGCCAAATTTCTGGTCATCTAATGATGA TCTACAACTGACAGATACACTTAACGGTATTCTGCCCATCGCGCCCACAGACGAGTCACTGCTCAGCGCTAACCGGGAGGAGGATATGCAAAACAGAAAGAACCTG CTGATCTACAGTGACTTCGTGGAGCAGGAGTTGGGTGACCAGGAAGCCAAAGTTCTTAATGCCCAGGTCTACCAGGCCATCACCGACAGCGAGGTCGAGGTGGCCTACGATCAGCAGCGCCAGATTAGCGCTATTGTGGAGTATGACAGAGAAGATGTTGGAGTCGACGGTCTTACAGAGGAGGAGGACATGCAAAGCCAGTGCAGTGACTCAACATTTCGCACACGCACGGACAGCTCTTCGATTGGTGACTATGAGTCGCATTCCAGCGACTACGAAGACGAATATGATGTTGTCAACGAGGAGCAGAACCAAAGTATGCTCACCGTTCACGACAACATCCCCGCCTTCCAAAGCGCCAGTGAGCGCAAGGGACGAACGCTGAGTACTAACACAATCATCTCAGAAGTAGACGCATTTGGACTTAATATCGACGTTAATAACTTTGACTTAGCTGACTTTATTACCAAAGATGATTTCGCCGAGAATCTAAACGCCTGTCGCATAAAAGAATCTCTGCATGCACAGGAAACACCTGAACCTAATACTGAGACAGTAGTACCCTCAGTGCTTTCTCCATCCGATTCAACGATTGTggtaaaaccaaaagaagTGTCCGCCAAGGCGCGGGACTCTGATTATGACTCGGACTCAATTATCGACGTTGAAACTGTCGATGTTATCGATGTGGATGAGACGTCTTGGTCAACAGGAGAGACATCTGGAACAGCCCCAAATCCCGACGATTTGCACTATATGGACAACGTTAAGACGGACCCGTCCTGGTGTCCTAAGTCTGCGAAGAAGGCATTGCCTGTTGTTAAAGAG CATAAATCCGTGCAGCAGGAAATCCATCAACTCGCGCCTACAGGTTTGAGCAAACCGAAGCCTGCAAATATTTGCCTAGTGCCCAATAAAAAGCAGTGTGACTTCCTTAAGCGAAAGGTTGGAGCGTCCTTCTTGTCCAAGCCACCCAAGACGacaaccaaaaaagctaaCGAGTCTACAAAATTAATAAGCAACAAGCAACCGCCATTAAACCATGTTCCATGTAAAGGTCTAGGTTTGGGTGGGAAAAACCTTTCGCTTATTAAGCAGGAAAGAGACGCCACAGTATCAGCGTGTGCGCCAGAAGAATCTTCCTCACAGCCATCATCAACTAACACGGTTGCACCGACTGTAACACTGACGCCAGCCCCCAAGCGAAAGCTCAATCTGGAAGAGTACAAACAGCGTCGTTGCGGCGGCGTTGGCATTGTAAAAAGCAAGCCGACACCGCCTAAGCAGGTGAAACTAGAAGATACCAGCAAACTGGTCACTCCATCCCCTGTGTTGAAGCCAACACCATCGCCTCAGAAAGCAGCGATTGTAAACATCGTGAAGAGCCTAAAATGCCCCAGTAAAGAATGCACTTCTTTGCCCATGGATCCGATCACCGTAGCCAAAAACAAAGTGTTGCGCATGCTAGAGATGAAACGTGCCCAAcagctaaaaataattgattcTCGCATATCAGCCAAGGTGCCACGCGTAACTAAGTTGCCGCCTCTTAAGGATATCGTCAAAGACACCTACTGCATGGAAACGGAGGATCAGGCGCCAGTAACTTCCGCACCCAACAACAAACTCCACCCCGATTATGAGGAGATTATAATAGTTTCAGTTAGTTGCAATACAGACATAACAATACCGCCAAATCAATTAAGCAAGGCTTCCCCTCGCTCACTTTTAAAGTCATCAGTTTTGCTGTACAACATTTCGAACGGTCAAGATGCCAATAAGAACATAAGCAACTCCCTAATAGCTAGCATACAAAGCGAGGTTGTCAGACAAACTAGTAGCACTGCTCTTGCGACAATATCGTCCAATGCTACAGAAGTTAACTCTTCGACTGACAAACACGTTCAGCATGGCGAAGACATGGTCATCATGCACTTGCCCAAAGATCGCGTGCGCAAGACTCTTGTAAGCATGTCCACCCAAACTGATCTGCAACCCGAGTTTCCAATTTTGTCCATCCCCACAACACGACAGTCTCGAGAGCGCACGCGGCGGAATTACCGCAAGCGAAGAAACCATGGGTCGGGATCAAATGTGTCTCACTCCTCAAGTGGCTCAACCTCTGACTGTAGCAGCCCCGTGTCATATAGATCTCGCTCGCGATCCGATTCGATTGAGCAGCTGCGTAACCTAGACGCAGCGGCAACATGTGGGGGAGGCAGTATTGGCAACGGTGGTTATTCTTCTCGCAGCACACACCGCCATCGCAGCTCAGTGAGCTCTTCATCTTACTCAGAGGCAGGCAAGTATGAACGCAGACAACGTCGCACTAGCTACAACAAGCGACGTTCCAAAAATCATAAACGGGCCAGCGAGTCCTCGTCCTGCTCCGGCTCCGAAAAAAGTGATCGCGCACGTAGCCGGAGTCCGCACAAATTGCGCCGCTCGCGCTCAAAGTCTGGCTCGCGCTACACTGACAATAATAGCCCTAATAACAATCGACGCGGATTTATGGATCGTAACGTATCACAACCTGCCGTAGAGGAGCGGCGCATCGTCTACGTCGGTCGCATAGAGCAGGAGACCACTAAGGAACTGTTGCGTCGTAAATTTTTGCCTTATGGAAGCATCAAGCAGATAACAATACACTACAAAGAAAATgg aatgaAGTACGGGTTTGTTACTTACGAAAGAGCTCAAGACGCTTTCACGGCCATCGACACCAGTCCTAGAGACTCGCAAATTAACATGTATGATATTAGTTTTGGAGGAAGACGTGCTTTCTGTCGCGCAACCTACGCTGACTTGG ATAATGCTGGTATCAATAATTACCACTCTTACGTTTTTCCCAAGGAGGTACCAGCACCGAAAGTACAGGAAGACTCTTTCGAAGCCTTGTTGCTAAAAGTAAAGGCAAAGTTAAATGCAGGCAAGCCGGTAGCAGCTACACCTGCTCCAGAACAACAATCAGCTCCAGCTTCTGTACCCCAGGGTCACAATCAGATGTGA
- the LOC108058470 gene encoding uncharacterized protein produces the protein MPKKVITRRQRKAAESKRKAVEEAQQIVPGLLPIDGLMDNTDGRGRKENPIDAISAVFTAPTTSNVFTEDMSKAIFRRKKKKDTPKISTSAQASNKSTNTVQPCDALQKIRVSSQKKSFLSEVKKRASNLDKVLTKTTIWYEQNNNSLSQELRKLSKPADNINVKTTPNSVFPLMSKICKQIKSHLNTVLPRRNVEESRPQHPKEIGVQRSPDFLLKIDVPTSLEKGHLGSGTATKIGQNNDVEFLESCTPAMDPRSESNSRCEFETPLKVLGSTDFFVLTGTNAQLALQLSDLAARNVVVQSYLWLPSEMMEKVEKQLADLDKNRLHILEKMRNKHSVLGQRRAARH, from the coding sequence atgccaaaaaaagttattacaaGGCGTCAGCGAAAAGCTGCAGAGTCCAAGCGAAAAGCCGTGGAAGAAGCCCAACAGATTGTACCTGGACTTTTACCGATCGACGGTCTAATGGATAATACTGATGGTAGGGGCAGAAAAGAAAACCCCATTGACGCCATTTCAGCTGTGTTTACTGCACCAACAACTAGCAATGTGTTTACTGAAGATATGTCTAAGGCTATTTTCCgaagaaaaaagaagaaagacaCCCCTAAAATATCGACTTCGGCTCAAGCTAGTAACAAATCAACCAACACGGTTCAACCGTGTGATGCACTGCAAAAGATTCGAGTATctagtcaaaaaaaatcatttctaTCGGAGGTTAAAAAAAGGGCTTCGAACTTAGATAAAGTTCTTACTAAAACTACTATATGGTATGAACAGAATAACAATTCCCTTTCACAAGAATTAAGGAAACTCAGTAAGCCGGCTGACAATATTAATGTTAAAACAACACCCAACTCTGTATTCCCGTTGATGTCTAAAATTTGCAAGCAAATTAAGTCACATTTGAATACAGTCCTACCGAGGCGGAACGTTGAAGAGTCAAGGCCCCAACATCCAAAGGAAATAGgagtccagcggagtccaGATTTTCTACTAAAGATCGACGTGCCAACGAGTTTAGAGAAGGGCCATCTGGGATCCGGAACAGCCACCAAAATTGGTCAAAATAATGATGTTGAATTCTTGGAATCTTGTACCCCTGCCATGGACCCGAGGTCGGAGTCGAATTCGAGATGTGAATTCGAAACGCCACTAAAGGTTTTAGGCAGTACGGACTTCTTCGTTCTGACTGGAACCAATGCTCAGCTGGCCCTTCAGCTGTCTGACCTTGCGGCAAGGAACGTTGTTGTTCAGTCATATTTGTGGCTACCTTCCGAAATGATGGAAAAGGTGGAGAAACAGCTAGCTGACCTCGACAAAAACCGTCTCCATATTCTGGAAAAGATGCGTAATAAACATTCTGTTTTGGGACAACGACGGGCTGCGCGACATTAA
- the eIF3a gene encoding eukaryotic translation initiation factor 3 subunit A, producing MARYTQRPENALKRANEFIEVGKPLRALDTLQEVFRNKRWNYAYSETVIEPLMFKYLYLCVELKKSHIAKEGLFQYRNMFQLVNVNSLENVIRGYLKMAEEHTEAAQAQSSAAVAVLELDDLDNIATPESILMSAVCGEDAQDRSDRTILLPWVKFLWESYCQCLELLRVNTHCEALYHDIARMAFQFCLKYNRKSEFRRLCDKLRKHLEDICKSSNQTTGVSINKVETQQLCLDTRLYLLDSAIQMELWQEAYKAIEDIHGLMALSKKTPVPKTMANYYQKLAMVFSKAGNQLFHAAALLKLFQLTRELKKNLTKDDLQRMAAHVLLATLSIPLPSAHPEFDRFIEADKSPLEKAQKLAVLLGLPQPPTRVSLIREVVRLNVPQLVSEDFRNLYNWLEVDFNPLNLCKRIQSIVDVIEGGPENTLLTPYIQSLKDVTIMRLIRQISQVYESIQFQRLLQLASFCNIFELEKLLVESVRHNDMQIRIDHQKNSIYFGTDLTESQREYRPDGPALQSMPSEQIRSQLVNMSTVLTRAVSIVYPNRERDQRAKLRTQMVHHYHEIKDREHQRILQRQKIIEDRKEYIEKQNNAREEEEARRQEEESRKAKLAEQKRLEQEQEERERKRHQNEIQAIREKSLKEKVQQISQTAHGKKMLSKLDEEGIKKLDAEQIAKRESEELQREAKELQSKLKSQEKKIDYFERAKRLEEIPLFEKYLAEKQVKDKEFWEATEKTRIENAITERKDAVSQQERLKRMYPDRDEFLEALKKERASLYVEKLKKFEIALEVERKKRLADRVIRRREERRQAFIREKEEERLRKEEEIRLAQAAEERAAAEARRLEREAEDEKRRAQYEKQRAKEEEAERKIKEDRERLAREVAVERERSEKERDTWRPRGSDRPSASAGGAGEWRRAAPSASDRNERGGERIERGGDRSERGSERIERGGERNERGGERIERGDRIERGGDRDRKDNEGGDSSWRVRREPDSQRAALPKDSGAPQSRDDKWRRGGERDRDFRNDGPRRDRDDVPRREREDGPRRERDDDRGGFRRNEGPRRTEEPQRETGGNWRDAPRQGDRENRRPAGERRDRDVRETRGDLRGPAPKEAASGGGGGNWRTAPAPRDEKPAAKRDQPQDKENKAGDDGEWTSVKRR from the exons ATGGCTCGGTACACGCAACGCCCGGAAAATGCTCTAAAAAGAGCCAATG AGTTCATCGAGGTGGGCAAGCCTCTAAGGGCGCTGGACACTCTGCAGGAAGTGTTCCGGAACAAGCGATGGAACTACGCCTACTCGGAGACGGTCATTGAGCCGCTCATGTTCAAGTACCTGTACCTGTGCGTGGAGCTCAAGAAGTCTCACATCGCCAAGGAGGGCCTTTTCCAGTACCGGAACATGTTCCAGCTGGTTAACGTGAACTCATTGGAGAACGTGATCCGCGGTTACCTGAAGATGGCGGAGGAGCACACTGAGGCCGCCCAGGCGCAGTCCTCAGCGGCCGTAGCCGTTTTGGAGCTGGATGACTTGGACAATATCGCCACGCCCGAAAGCATTCTGATGAGCGCTGTGTGCGGTGAGGACGCCCAGGACCGCTCGGACCGTACCATCCTGCTGCCGTGGGTCAAGTTCCTCTGGGAGTCCTACTGCCAGTGCCTGGAGCTGCTCCGCGTCAACACCCACTGCGAGGCGCTATACCACGACATCGCCCGGATGGCCTTCCAGTTCTGCCTCAAGTATAACCGCAAGAGCGAGTTCCGGCGCCTGTGCGACAAGCTGCGCAAGCACTTGGAGGACATCTGCAAGAGCAGCAACCAGACAACCGGCGTCTCGATCAACAAGGTGGAGACTCAGCAGCTCTGCCTGGATACCAGGCTATACCTGCTCGACTCCGCCATCCAGATGGAGCTGTGGCAGGAGGCCTACAAGGCAATCGAGGACATCCACGGCCTGATGGCCCTGTCCAAGAAAACACCCGTGCCTAAGACCATGGCAAACTACTACCAGAAGCTGGCCATGGTCTTCAGCAAGGCGGGTAATCAGCTCTTTCACGCTGCAGCCCTGCTGAAGCTCTTTCAGCTGACGCGCGAGCTCAAGAAGAATCTGACCAAGGACGACCTGCAGCGCATGGCTGCCCACGTCCTCCTGGCCACTCTGTCTATACCGCTGCCCTCGGCCCATCCAGAGTTCGACCGGTTCATCGAGGCGGACAAGAGCCCTCTAGAAAAGGCCCAGAAGCTGGCTGTGCTCCTTGGCCTGCCGCAGCCGCCCACCCGGGTGTCGCTTATTCGCGAAGTG GTGCGCCTAAATGTTCCCCAACTTGTGTCGGAGGACTTCCGCAATTTGTATAACTGGCTGGAGGTGGACTTCAACCCATTGAACCTGTGCAAGCGCATTCAGTCTATTGTTGATGTCATTGAGGGCGGTCCCGAGAACACTTTGCTCACTCCCTACATTCAGTCACTAAAGGACGTGACCATTATGCGTCTGATTCGTCAGATCTCTCAGGTCTATGAGAGTATACAGTTTCAGCGTCTGTTGCAGCTAGCCAGCTTCTGCAACATTTTTGAGCTGGAAAAGCTGCTTGTTGAGTCTGTGCGTCACAACGACATGCAGATTCGGATTGACCACCAGAAAAACAGCATCTACTTTGGCACTGATCTGACCGAGAGCCAGCGCGAGTACCGTCCCGACGGGCCCGCACTGCAGTCTATGCCGTCGGAGCAAATCCGTTCCCAGCTGGTTAACATGTCTACCGTGTTGACCAGAGCCGTTTCTATCGTCTATCCGAACCGTGAACGTGATCAACGGGCCAAGCTCCGAACCCAGATGGTGCACCACTACCACGAGATCAAAGATCGCGAGCACCAGCGAATTCTTCAGCGCCAGAAAATCATCGAGGACCGAAAGGAGTACATTGAGAAGCAGAACAATGCGCGCGAGGAAGAGGAGGCTAGGCGTCAGGAAGAGGAATCGCGCAAGGCCAAACTGGCTGAGCAAAAGCGCCtcgagcaggagcaggaagaGCGGGAACGTAAGCGCCACCAGAACGAGATCCAAGCAATCCGGGAGAAGAGTCTAAAGGAGAAGGTGCAGCAAATCTCGCAAACGGCCCACGGAAAGAAGATGCTTTCTAAGCTAGACGAGGAAGGCATCAAGAAATTGGACGCTGAACAGATCGCTAAACGGGAGAGCGAGGAACTGCAGCGTGAGGCCAAGGAACTGCAGTCGAAGCTCAAATCGCAGGAGAAGAAAATCGACTATTTCGAGCGTGCCAAACGCCTGGAGGAGATTCCACTTTTCGAGAAATACTTGGCAGAAAAACAGGTTAAGGACAAAGAGTTCTGGGAGGCCACCGAGAAGACACGCATTGAGAATGCAATCACCGAACGGAAGGACGCCGTCAGCCAGCAGGAGCGCCTCAAGCGCATGTATCCCGACCGAGATGAATTCCTTGAAGCCCTCAAAAAGGAACGTGCTTCCCTCTACGTTGAAAAGCTTAAGAAGTTTGAGATTGCCCTGGAGGTGGAGCGCAAAAAACGCCTGGCCGACCGTGTTATTAGGCGCCGCGAGGAGCGCCGCCAGGCTTTTATTCGcgaaaaggaggaggagcgtCTCCGCAAGGAGGAGGAGATTCGCTTGGCGCAGGCTGCCGAGGAACGCGCCGCAGCAGAGGCCCGGCGTTTGGAGCGTGAGGCCGAGGACGAGAAGCGGCGCGCCCAGTACGAAAAGCAGCGCGCCAAGGAGGAAGAGGCCGAGCGCAAAATAAAGGAAGACCGTGAACGTCTGGCCCGCGAGGTGGCGGTGGAGCGCGAACGCTCCGAAAAGGAACGCGATACCTGGCGTCCCCGTGGCAGTGATCGTCCAAGTGCTTCTGCCGGAGGAGCCGGGGAGTGGCGTCGTGCTGCACCTTCGGCCAGCGATCGCAACGAGCGTGGTGGAGAACGCATCGAGCGTGGAGGCGATCGTAGCGAGCGTGGTAGCGAACGTATCGAGCGTGGAGGAGAGCGCAACGAGCGTGGAGGGGAGCGCATCGAGCGCGGAGACCGCATCGAACGTGGTGGAGACCGTGACCGCAAGGACAACGAAGGAGGAGACTCCTCGTGGCGTGTACGACGGGAGCCGGATTCCCAGCGTGCTGCTCTGCCCAAGGACAGTGGCGCTCCCCAATCGCGGGATGATAAGTGGCGTCGAGGAGGGGAACGCGACCGCGACTTCCGCAACGACGGACCTCGTCGCGATAGGGATGATGTACCTCGCCGTGAGCGTGAGGATGGACCGCGCCGGGAACGGGATGATGACCGCGGTGGATTCCGTCGCAACGAAGGGCCACGTCGTACCGAGGAGCCTCAGCGCGAGACTGGCGGAAACTGGCGCGACGCACCACGTCAGGGTGATCGGGAAAATCGTCGTCCAGCTGGCGAAAGGCGCGATCGAGATGTGCGCGAAACACGGGGCGATTTGCGCGGACCTGCTCCTAAAGAAGCAGCCAGTGGCGGTGGAGGCGGCAACTGGCGTACGGCTCCTGCACCTCGCGACGAAAAGCCCGCAGCCAAGCGTGACCAACCCCAGGACAAGG AAAACAAAGCCGGTGATGATGGCGAATGGACCAGCGTTAAGCGTCGTTAA
- the LOC108058468 gene encoding tRNA (guanine(10)-N2)-methyltransferase homolog → MGSYRKYILWFAQEHVDFRVHEFESLVKMFGLQVRRLTEETLRPFWLVEFQNQESALKYASRSVSLRGIFELYAHASNLPEFHERLRDHLNTNRNSLAGYFQPDTSFKIVVETYNKHFSQREKVAKIESMDYLPIEGPVNLKNPQVEWWYIEFWGLDPTAVPPDPEAILFGRLLASGQRHLIKELSLKQRKFIGNTSMDAQLSLLMANQAMVNEGDLVFDPFVGTGSLLVSAAKWGGYVLGADIDYMMVHARCRPSRITQKVREKDESIRANLKQYGCGDRYVDVVVADFSNRLWHPRISFDSIITDPPYGIREATEKVQTKNSSKDNIKREDMVHYPSTSHYSLQSLYGDLMEFAARHLRLGGRLVCWLPFHREDYDPKILPHHQYLHLVANSEQPLTGNTARRLLTYEKCAEYSSPDPSLVTATQMPTLSQDFRERYFNNALESRKERRMRKAEQREQGRVEMKARGKIPTDGRSKKCDLNNARFT, encoded by the exons atGGGCAGCTATAGGAAATACATCTTGTGGTTCGCCCAGGAGCATGTTGACTTTCGAGTGCATGAGTTCGAATCCCTGGTTAAAATGTTTGGACTCCAGGTCAGGAGGCTCACAGAGGAGACCTTG AGACCTTTTTGGCTGGTCGAGTTCCAAAACCAGGAGTCTGCCCTGAAGTACGCATCCCGATCCGTTTCATTGCGCGGCATTTTCGAGCTGTACGCCCACGCCAGCAATTTGCCCGAGTTTCACGAGAGGCTCCGAGATCATTTAAATACGAACCGCAACTCGCTGGCAGGATACTTCCAGCCGGACACCAGCTTCAAGATCGTAGTGGAGACCTACAACAAGCACTTCAGTCAGCGCGAAAAGGTCGCTAAAATCGAGTCTATGGATTACTTGCCCATAGAGGGCCCAGTCAACCTAAAGAATCCCCAGGTGGAGTGGTGGtacatcgaattttggggcctGGATCCAACAGCTGTACCGCCCGACCCTGAGGCCATTTTATTTGGCCGGTTGTTGGCCTCTGGTCAGAGGCATTTGATCAAGGAGCTGTCGCTTAAGCAGCGGAAGTTCATAGGGAACACGAGCATGGATGCCCAGCTGAGCCTGCTGATGGCCAACCAGGCAATGGTGAACGAAGGTGACTTGGTATTCGATCCCTTCGTTGGCACGGGCTCGCTCCTCGTTAGCGCGGCAAAGTGGGGTGGCTATGTTCTCGGAGCCGATATAGACTACATGATGGTGCATGCCCGCTGTCGACCGAGCCGCATTACCCAGAAGGTGCGAGAAAAGGATGAGAGCATTCGGGCCAACTTAAAGCAATACGGCTGTGGCGATCGCTACGTGGACGTCGTGGTGGCGGATTTCTCCAACCGGTTGTGGCACCCTCGCATCTCCTTCGACAGTATCATAACAGATC CTCCATACGGAATACGCGAAGCTACAGAAAAGGTGCAGACGAAGAACAGCTCAAAGGACAACATCAAAAGAGAGGACATGGTACATTATCCGTCAACGTCGCATTATTCCTTGCAGAGTCTATACGGAGATCTAATGGAGTTCGCCGCGAGGCATTTGAGACTGGGCGGACGTCTTGTCTGTTGGCTGCCCTTCCACCGCGAGGACTACGACCCCAAGATCCTACCACATCATCAGTACTTGCATCTGGTGGCCAACTCCGAGCAGCCTTTGACTGGAAACACTGCACGCCGCCTGCTCACCTATGAAAAGTGTGCCGAGTACAGTTCACCAGACCCATCCTTGGTTACGGCAACACAGATGCCCACTCTATCGCAGGATTTTAGAGAACGTTACTTCAATAACGCTTTGGAGTCACGGAAGGAGCGTCGTATGCGAAAGGCTGAGCAGCGAGAACAGGGCCGCGTGGAGATGAAGGCACGGGGAAAGATTCCCACGGATGGACgttcaaaaaaatgtgatcTAAACAATGCTCGTTTTACATGA